The Porphyrobacter sp. LM 6 sequence ACCAAGGCGAAAATTGGACAAGTCGTAGCCGGCAACATTGGTGTAGGCCGATGGTGAGGGGTTGGACGAGAAGTTCGAACGATAGCTTCCGTCATAGCCCAGATAGACTTCGCCCCGCCTGCCGAAAAAGGTTGCCGGGAGGTTGCTTTCAGCCCTGTCAGCGTCTGGCCGGGAGCGAAAAAGCATCACTGCGCCGCCGGTGCTTCGGGCAGATTGTTTCTCGTCACGGTCCATCAATGGGCCTTTCGTTACGCGGAATCAGTCCGCAACGAAGAAACTATACTCAAGTATTTTGGTTGACAATGGCGCCAGCACATCAAATTTTCTAAGCGCTGGTGAAAGGTGAGGTTTGTGCGCCGAAGCGAATTTCGGGCGCGATCAGGCCTCGTCGTCCGTGAACGGGGGGACCGGCGTGATCGGATCGCACAGGCGGATCCCGTCGAGTATCTCGGCTGTCCGGTCGCGCACGTCGAGCATCAGCGCGCGGGTGCGGCATTCGCCTTCTTCGAGGCAGTTCTTGCACTTCTCGTGCGCGTAGCGGCTGGCGCAGGGCACCAGCGCAAGGCTGCCGCGCATATGCCGGATGAGATCGCCATAGGTGATATCGATCGGCGGGATCGCCAGCCAATAGCCCCCGTCCCGCCCGCGCTGTGATGCGACCAGTCCCGACCGCGTCAGTTCCGACAGCAACACAGTGAGGAACTTCGCCGGGATCTTCTGCGCATCGGCAATAGCCGCCAGTTGCACCGGCCCCTGCCCGTAATTGTCGGCAAGGTGCTGCATGGCGCGGATCGCATAGCGGGTCTTCTGGGACAGCATCGCGCTTTGCCTATCCGCCGAGTGCGCTATGCGGTCAAGCGTGCGGCGCTCTAACCCATCGCTTCGAGGACATCCTCGAGCCGCGCCGGATCGC is a genomic window containing:
- a CDS encoding RrF2 family transcriptional regulator, with the translated sequence MLSQKTRYAIRAMQHLADNYGQGPVQLAAIADAQKIPAKFLTVLLSELTRSGLVASQRGRDGGYWLAIPPIDITYGDLIRHMRGSLALVPCASRYAHEKCKNCLEEGECRTRALMLDVRDRTAEILDGIRLCDPITPVPPFTDDEA